The proteins below are encoded in one region of Bacteroidales bacterium:
- a CDS encoding semialdehyde dehydrogenase codes for MKAIIIGATGLVGNQILNELLRDNDFSEVRIFVRKTTGISSPKLKEIVSPMKDIDSLGPEVQGDILFNAIGTTIKQAGSKEEQQRIDRDLPISFARLASGNGVKLMVNVSSVGASLKGNFYLKTKAEMEVGTEKYFPDSVFHFRPSLLVGDRKEFRLAEKIASGVMKVIDLVLIGSSKKYRSMPTDKLAKAMIMLSKNPAGKTKVLYYQEIMQCL; via the coding sequence ATGAAAGCAATTATAATAGGTGCAACAGGACTGGTTGGGAATCAGATTCTCAACGAACTTCTCAGGGACAACGATTTTTCGGAAGTGAGGATTTTTGTGAGAAAAACTACCGGAATCAGCAGTCCCAAACTGAAGGAAATTGTTAGTCCAATGAAAGATATAGATTCTCTGGGTCCGGAAGTTCAGGGGGATATTCTTTTCAATGCCATAGGCACAACAATAAAACAGGCAGGCAGCAAGGAAGAACAGCAGCGGATAGACCGTGATCTGCCAATATCGTTTGCCAGACTTGCCTCCGGTAACGGGGTAAAGCTTATGGTAAATGTATCAAGTGTAGGGGCGAGCCTGAAAGGCAACTTCTATTTAAAAACAAAAGCAGAAATGGAAGTCGGCACAGAAAAGTATTTCCCGGATTCTGTATTTCACTTCAGACCCAGCTTACTGGTTGGTGACCGTAAAGAATTCAGACTGGCAGAAAAAATTGCATCCGGAGTAATGAAAGTTATAGACCTGGTACTTATTGGATCGTCAAAGAAATACAGGAGTATGCCAACAGATAAGCTGGCAAAAGCTATGATAATGTTAAGTAAAAATCCTGCAGGGAAAACGAAAGTTCTATATTATCAGGAAATTATGCAATGTCTCTGA
- a CDS encoding TonB-dependent receptor plug domain-containing protein, whose protein sequence is MSSKILFLFLFALIINNLVIGQEKSQKITITGVVSDINQHPVSGAVMMIDGVKTNRITDNKGKYKIKATVAAKKIGILTNSPAKIEELIAGRAVINFTLDTSVVKQIPGQKDKSGEEEVNIGYGTEKRKNLTTPVSKIDARRERYASYNSIYDLFRGEIPGVVVDGKSIRIRAAASQLASNEPLFVVDGVPVNSIDDLAPQIIRSIEILKGSAASIYGSRGSNGVILISTADPKKGK, encoded by the coding sequence ATGAGCTCCAAAATTCTATTCTTATTTCTGTTTGCCTTAATAATAAACAACCTGGTTATCGGTCAGGAAAAGAGCCAGAAGATTACCATTACAGGAGTGGTGTCAGATATAAATCAGCATCCGGTTTCCGGTGCTGTAATGATGATTGATGGTGTAAAAACCAACCGGATAACAGATAATAAAGGGAAATACAAAATCAAAGCAACAGTTGCGGCAAAGAAAATAGGTATATTAACCAATTCCCCGGCTAAAATTGAAGAATTGATTGCCGGACGGGCTGTTATCAATTTCACACTCGACACCTCTGTTGTTAAACAAATACCCGGACAGAAAGATAAGTCCGGTGAAGAAGAGGTTAATATCGGATACGGAACAGAAAAAAGAAAAAACCTGACTACTCCTGTAAGCAAAATAGATGCAAGGCGGGAGAGATATGCATCCTATAACTCAATTTATGATCTGTTCAGAGGAGAAATTCCAGGGGTGGTGGTTGATGGAAAAAGCATCAGAATAAGGGCGGCAGCATCGCAGCTGGCAAGCAATGAACCACTTTTTGTTGTTGATGGAGTTCCTGTAAACAGTATAGATGATCTTGCTCCTCAGATAATAAGATCAATTGAAATCCTAAAGGGTTCGGCAGCATCTATTTACGGATCAAGAGGATCCAATGGGGTGATATTAATTTCTACTGCAGATCCCAAAAAAGGCAAATGA
- a CDS encoding energy transducer TonB has translation MERDLKRIPAFDEIVFEIRNKNYGAYLLRKNYNRNVLISLFVGCVIIATAVIVPYLNAKALEDRTRRAERVVEIRIENLDQPNEVVAPPPTPPPPVETVQQVKYVPPVVVDTVKPEDNVQLMTADEAQIEVKNEEVIEIQTEVKEEVAEAEPEPAPFTVVEEMPEPPGGNSGLLKYIADNTRYPAVPQENNIQGTVIVKFCVTSKGGIDQVSILRPVDPDLDAEAIRVVKTLPTFRPGKQGGVPVPVWFTVPIKFQIKTTP, from the coding sequence ATGGAAAGAGACTTGAAAAGAATTCCTGCATTTGACGAAATCGTTTTTGAAATCAGGAACAAAAATTACGGGGCATATCTGCTGCGTAAGAACTATAACCGGAACGTATTAATCTCTTTGTTTGTAGGATGTGTAATTATTGCAACAGCAGTAATTGTGCCATATCTGAATGCTAAAGCACTGGAAGACAGAACCAGAAGGGCAGAGAGAGTTGTTGAGATCAGGATTGAGAATCTCGATCAGCCAAATGAAGTTGTTGCCCCGCCACCAACTCCGCCGCCTCCCGTGGAAACGGTTCAGCAGGTGAAATATGTTCCTCCTGTTGTTGTCGACACTGTTAAACCTGAGGATAATGTGCAGCTTATGACAGCAGATGAGGCACAGATTGAAGTAAAAAATGAAGAGGTGATCGAAATACAAACTGAGGTTAAAGAGGAAGTAGCGGAAGCAGAACCTGAACCGGCACCATTTACTGTTGTTGAAGAGATGCCGGAACCTCCCGGAGGAAACTCCGGACTTCTGAAGTACATCGCAGATAATACACGGTATCCGGCGGTTCCTCAGGAAAACAATATCCAGGGGACGGTAATCGTGAAGTTTTGTGTAACCTCCAAGGGGGGAATTGATCAGGTAAGTATTCTCAGACCTGTTGATCCTGATCTTGATGCTGAAGCTATAAGAGTAGTAAAAACGCTTCCGACATTCAGGCCCGGGAAGCAGGGAGGAGTCCCTGTGCCTGTGTGGTTTACTGTTCCGATAAAGTTTCAGATTAAGACGACACCCTGA
- a CDS encoding antibiotic biosynthesis monooxygenase: MKNLLFGLAGLLMLVSCNGGVKKDAANNDCAYNKDSMIVVMRFERKVKPENVALLKQSFDACKAEVLAKEPGCLDYSLFQSYTDSTLFCLTEAWANKGAHNAHMQLEHTKKHIAEIQGINDPAFKSTTSYTYWVCPGANEKK, from the coding sequence ATGAAAAACCTTCTTTTCGGATTGGCTGGCCTGCTAATGCTTGTTTCGTGCAATGGTGGTGTTAAAAAAGATGCCGCAAATAATGACTGTGCATATAATAAGGATTCCATGATTGTTGTTATGCGCTTTGAACGCAAAGTTAAGCCCGAGAATGTGGCATTGCTCAAACAATCATTCGACGCCTGCAAGGCAGAAGTCCTGGCAAAAGAGCCCGGATGCCTCGATTATTCACTGTTTCAGTCATATACCGACAGCACGTTGTTTTGCCTCACTGAGGCATGGGCAAATAAAGGTGCCCATAATGCACATATGCAGTTGGAGCACACCAAAAAACATATCGCTGAAATCCAGGGTATCAACGATCCTGCTTTTAAATCAACAACAAGCTATACCTACTGGGTTTGTCCGGGGGCTAATGAAAAAAAGTAG
- a CDS encoding tetratricopeptide repeat protein, with protein MKKGLIFLMFLTFSLSALSQKGKVTSAISYTDQGMLDKAKEAIDQSLQNESTRNWPNTYFAKGKLCQAVFDSENPDFKSLYSDPLEEAYISYEKAVELDPKGTMKKKIITNLIYNSLAVNLYNQGSARFENKEFEGALKSFETQIKITESDKYAGTVDTGMYYNAGLAAVNSKKYSEAIKYYEKCTEMKYLGVRPYFEIQACYMELGDTLKAESILKNLTTKFPDDKDIYLQLIDLYIKSNKNEEALKYIKVAKENDQKNFSLYLASGIIYLNQNKYDEAIADLSRSIDIKSDYYDTQYALGIAYINKAAEMNTKANDILDIKKYNEAVEELNTVYARALPFMEKANELKPDDIETMSRLQELYYRLKAKDPALGQKYTDIKSKIDSARK; from the coding sequence ATGAAAAAAGGATTGATTTTTTTAATGTTTTTAACATTTTCACTTTCAGCCCTGTCGCAGAAAGGAAAAGTCACAAGTGCAATTAGCTATACTGATCAGGGGATGCTCGATAAGGCGAAGGAGGCAATAGATCAGTCACTTCAAAATGAAAGCACCAGAAACTGGCCCAATACCTATTTTGCGAAGGGAAAGCTTTGTCAGGCTGTTTTCGATTCTGAAAATCCTGATTTCAAATCATTGTATTCTGATCCGCTTGAGGAAGCATATATTTCATATGAGAAAGCAGTGGAACTCGATCCCAAAGGGACGATGAAAAAGAAGATTATAACAAATCTGATTTATAACTCTCTGGCTGTAAATCTTTATAATCAGGGGAGTGCAAGGTTTGAAAACAAAGAATTTGAAGGTGCGCTCAAATCTTTTGAGACTCAGATTAAGATTACAGAAAGTGATAAGTATGCAGGCACTGTTGATACCGGCATGTATTATAATGCCGGACTGGCAGCTGTTAATTCAAAGAAGTACAGTGAAGCAATAAAGTACTATGAAAAATGTACAGAGATGAAATATCTTGGTGTTAGACCCTACTTTGAAATCCAGGCATGTTATATGGAGCTTGGTGATACACTAAAAGCAGAGTCTATTCTTAAAAACCTCACAACAAAGTTTCCAGACGATAAAGACATATATCTTCAATTAATAGATCTCTACATTAAGAGCAATAAGAATGAAGAAGCTCTGAAGTATATTAAGGTAGCGAAAGAAAATGATCAGAAGAATTTCAGTCTTTATCTGGCATCAGGGATAATATATCTGAATCAGAATAAGTATGATGAAGCCATTGCAGATCTAAGCAGGTCAATTGATATTAAGTCAGATTATTATGATACACAATATGCTCTTGGGATTGCATATATTAACAAGGCTGCCGAAATGAACACCAAAGCAAACGATATATTAGATATTAAGAAATACAATGAAGCTGTTGAAGAGTTAAACACAGTTTATGCCAGGGCCCTTCCATTTATGGAAAAGGCAAACGAGCTTAAGCCGGATGATATTGAAACAATGAGTCGTCTGCAGGAGCTTTATTACAGACTTAAAGCGAAAGATCCTGCTCTTGGTCAGAAATATACTGACATAAAATCAAAAATTGATTCTGCCAGGAAATAA
- a CDS encoding TonB family protein: MNNLLLYFLKVSAGTTMLYLCYLLFFSKDTFYLRNRILLIMMLILPAFFPVIKIPVSVNIPTVSETVIPSDSFFLSDSGLGTTLSASVNSFDYNRLFTLIYFTIAGVLFIRIIISLISTYKIIRGARIENNQFPKIVISDNHVPPFSFFPYAVIPSEDYKTGNYKDLLDHEFAHIRQGHTFDLLLCEFFIAFQWFNPFIWLIRRSIVLNHEYLADKVTLINMKGVKEYQYRLLNFQSGFKNISLAHSFNSLIKSRIIMINKNPTRKYAMMKTFIILPIMAFLVYAFATPEYKSVETEMEPLIIYQSAGIIQKEVKGIVLKDDGSPLPGVYIMNTGTEGNAFIATTGNDGRFSIMKVPADASLIFTCRGYKSRTLKPDFNIEMSVKMEKDSETRIAMEEVKSAPAFSQGPERPVVIDGKISDKNITDAIKDLGYNMGISKMISGKEATDKYGEKGANGVYEIISRVKALEMGLKPPFPRLSPDDYPTFQNQHANTFSEWVTAHAIYPEEAKEKKIEGWVSVSFRIELDGTVSNVFPNAGIVDPILMNEIIRVVQSSPKWDSPKNKNVDEPYSKGLQLHFKLPDQILNESPFIVAEQMPKYPGGDAELLNFIKNNTKYPETAKAERIEGRAIIRFIVNPEGNVEGLSILKGAHPLLDAEAVRVVSTIRGFKPGMQGGKPVYVWYMVPVNFSLDNVLVGSNQSSSEKLFLNTSEVEILKFLGMNTGYPQEAKSASDTGRVYVVVKLKKGGIDKECKAFTEKTGIKAPFLPEVVIVGYKSSSPGPNEIRPGFSPVKSTGNGLIALQQESVRVANMLSVNEIPDWLDKDMEFVITLIYTLK, translated from the coding sequence ATGAATAACCTACTTTTATATTTTCTCAAGGTATCAGCCGGGACAACGATGTTATACCTGTGTTATCTCCTGTTTTTCTCAAAGGACACATTTTACCTTAGAAACAGGATTTTGCTGATAATGATGCTGATACTGCCGGCTTTCTTTCCTGTAATTAAAATCCCTGTTTCAGTTAATATTCCCACTGTGTCAGAAACAGTTATCCCATCTGATAGTTTCTTTCTTTCAGATTCTGGTCTTGGAACAACATTGTCTGCATCCGTTAATTCATTCGATTACAACAGATTATTTACACTGATCTATTTTACAATTGCCGGAGTTCTGTTTATTAGAATAATTATCAGTTTGATAAGCACATACAAAATAATAAGAGGGGCAAGAATTGAGAACAATCAATTCCCGAAAATTGTAATTTCTGATAACCACGTACCTCCTTTCTCATTCTTCCCTTATGCAGTTATTCCTTCTGAAGATTATAAAACCGGGAATTATAAGGACCTTCTTGATCATGAGTTCGCTCACATCAGACAGGGGCACACATTTGACCTGCTTTTATGTGAGTTTTTTATAGCATTTCAATGGTTTAATCCATTTATCTGGTTAATAAGGCGTTCGATAGTTCTGAATCACGAATACCTGGCCGACAAAGTTACTCTAATCAATATGAAAGGTGTAAAAGAATATCAATACAGACTACTTAATTTTCAGTCGGGATTTAAAAATATCTCGCTTGCACACAGTTTCAACAGTCTGATAAAAAGCCGAATAATTATGATAAACAAAAATCCAACCCGAAAATATGCAATGATGAAGACTTTCATCATTCTGCCAATAATGGCATTTTTAGTTTATGCTTTTGCAACGCCGGAATATAAAAGTGTTGAAACTGAAATGGAACCTTTGATTATTTACCAGTCAGCCGGTATTATTCAGAAAGAGGTGAAGGGAATTGTTCTCAAGGATGATGGCAGCCCTCTTCCCGGAGTATATATTATGAATACCGGCACAGAAGGAAATGCTTTCATAGCAACAACAGGTAATGATGGACGTTTCTCAATAATGAAGGTGCCGGCTGATGCATCACTGATATTTACTTGCCGAGGGTATAAGAGCAGAACATTAAAACCTGATTTTAATATAGAAATGTCAGTGAAAATGGAGAAGGACTCTGAAACAAGGATTGCTATGGAAGAAGTTAAATCCGCTCCTGCTTTTTCTCAGGGACCAGAAAGGCCTGTTGTGATTGATGGGAAAATTAGTGATAAAAACATAACAGATGCCATAAAAGATCTTGGTTATAATATGGGAATTAGTAAGATGATTTCAGGAAAGGAAGCAACTGATAAGTATGGTGAAAAGGGAGCAAATGGAGTTTATGAAATCATAAGCAGAGTAAAAGCTCTGGAAATGGGACTTAAGCCACCTTTCCCAAGGTTGTCTCCTGATGATTATCCTACATTCCAGAATCAGCATGCCAACACTTTTTCTGAGTGGGTGACGGCTCATGCCATTTATCCTGAGGAGGCAAAGGAAAAGAAAATTGAAGGATGGGTCTCTGTAAGTTTCAGGATTGAACTAGATGGTACTGTTAGTAATGTTTTTCCTAATGCGGGAATAGTTGATCCCATATTGATGAATGAAATAATCAGAGTTGTTCAATCTTCCCCTAAATGGGATAGTCCAAAGAATAAAAATGTCGACGAGCCATATTCTAAGGGTCTTCAACTTCATTTCAAACTTCCTGATCAAATATTGAATGAATCACCATTTATAGTTGCAGAACAAATGCCTAAGTATCCAGGAGGAGATGCCGAACTACTTAATTTTATTAAAAACAATACCAAATATCCCGAAACCGCAAAAGCTGAAAGAATTGAAGGAAGAGCTATTATTAGGTTTATTGTTAATCCTGAGGGAAATGTTGAAGGATTATCAATTCTTAAGGGAGCTCATCCATTACTTGATGCTGAAGCAGTCAGGGTTGTCTCAACAATCAGGGGGTTCAAACCAGGCATGCAGGGAGGTAAGCCGGTTTATGTCTGGTACATGGTCCCCGTAAATTTTAGTCTCGACAATGTTCTGGTAGGTTCTAACCAATCTTCATCAGAGAAGCTTTTTCTTAACACTTCTGAAGTTGAGATTTTAAAGTTTTTGGGTATGAATACAGGTTACCCGCAGGAAGCAAAAAGTGCTTCTGATACCGGAAGAGTATATGTAGTGGTGAAACTCAAAAAAGGAGGCATTGACAAGGAATGTAAGGCTTTTACAGAAAAAACCGGAATCAAGGCACCTTTTCTTCCTGAAGTTGTAATTGTCGGATATAAATCATCTTCTCCAGGACCAAATGAGATCAGACCCGGCTTTTCTCCTGTGAAATCCACCGGAAATGGTCTGATTGCTCTGCAGCAAGAATCAGTTCGGGTTGCCAACATGCTTTCTGTTAATGAAATACCTGATTGGTTGGATAAAGACATGGAATTTGTAATTACACTTATCTATACACTCAAGTAA
- a CDS encoding BlaI/MecI/CopY family transcriptional regulator — MKRLTRKEEEAMKILWKAKKGFIKELIELHPDPRPLYTTFSTVIRGLEEKGYVDHKAYGKNHEYFPLVKKEEYRKKFMKDVVTDYFGSSYKNVVSFLVDEKKLSADDLKKLIQIIVKGKKDE, encoded by the coding sequence ATGAAACGACTTACAAGAAAAGAAGAGGAGGCGATGAAAATCCTCTGGAAAGCAAAGAAGGGATTCATAAAGGAGCTAATTGAACTGCATCCTGATCCCAGGCCTCTTTATACAACTTTCTCAACAGTCATAAGGGGACTGGAAGAAAAGGGATATGTTGACCATAAGGCTTATGGGAAGAATCATGAGTATTTTCCGCTTGTAAAAAAGGAAGAATACAGGAAGAAGTTTATGAAAGATGTCGTTACTGATTATTTTGGATCATCCTATAAAAATGTTGTGTCTTTTCTTGTAGACGAGAAAAAGTTAAGTGCCGATGATCTGAAAAAGTTAATCCAAATCATAGTGAAAGGGAAAAAAGATGAATAA
- a CDS encoding SpoIIE family protein phosphatase, with translation MDTTNGHGPFTHSKIFLRNTWKNISNLGLDSRDNQPQTRAYVLSNQINFILASTMTILGLVLLTRLKLEDRPVTLGHMRIWYTLILSIINLLLARFKQNQLSKISLIFLAPMIFIIIPIISGYVEEEGYLYNAYVMIAASIIPQLVINSEKEKYFYWSSMSFYFLMVFSIDFLALNFGKVDLPITKHIREYFFIDKLAHVMVFFFMNVSIYHLRKVNFRYEDRLYIKNQILNDQNHKLQENSRKILQQKEIIEQHSTAINDSINYAAMIQQAVLQPPDFMKEWGMSNFILYKPKAVVSGDFYWGMSKKDTVIIVAADCTGHGVPGAFMSMLGLTFLDDIFSTYEFKKASEVLDKLRELVIHKLRQRGNTYEMRDGMDISLCIINRKAGTLEFAGANNPLYLIRDGNLIKIPADKMPIGIYSSVQNLFTNNNSDLKKGDRIYMFSDGYADQFGGKGGKKLMYRQFQELLLQHHKKPMDEQKIILNNYFEEWRGDHVQVDDVLLIGILI, from the coding sequence ATGGATACTACAAATGGTCATGGCCCTTTTACCCACAGCAAGATCTTCTTAAGAAACACCTGGAAAAACATTTCGAACCTTGGATTGGATTCAAGAGACAACCAGCCGCAAACGAGAGCCTATGTTTTAAGCAATCAGATCAATTTTATTCTGGCTTCGACAATGACTATCCTTGGTTTGGTTCTGCTAACCAGACTGAAGTTAGAGGATCGTCCGGTTACTCTGGGACATATGAGGATCTGGTATACACTGATTCTGAGCATAATAAACCTCCTGCTGGCAAGGTTTAAACAAAACCAGTTAAGCAAGATCTCGCTTATCTTTCTGGCGCCAATGATTTTTATTATAATACCAATTATATCGGGATATGTAGAGGAAGAGGGGTATTTATACAACGCATATGTTATGATTGCAGCCTCCATAATTCCGCAGCTGGTAATAAATTCGGAAAAAGAAAAATATTTCTACTGGTCTTCTATGTCATTTTATTTTCTGATGGTATTCAGCATTGACTTTCTGGCATTAAATTTTGGCAAAGTCGACCTGCCGATTACCAAACATATCAGGGAGTATTTCTTTATTGATAAGCTGGCCCATGTTATGGTATTTTTCTTTATGAATGTCAGCATATACCATCTCAGGAAAGTAAACTTCAGGTACGAAGACCGTCTTTATATTAAAAACCAGATTCTCAATGATCAGAATCACAAACTCCAGGAAAACAGCAGGAAGATACTTCAGCAGAAAGAGATAATTGAACAGCACAGTACAGCGATTAACGACAGTATAAATTATGCAGCAATGATTCAGCAGGCAGTATTACAGCCGCCTGATTTTATGAAGGAATGGGGGATGTCAAATTTCATACTTTACAAGCCCAAGGCAGTAGTAAGCGGTGATTTTTACTGGGGTATGAGTAAAAAGGATACAGTTATTATCGTTGCAGCAGACTGTACCGGTCATGGTGTACCGGGTGCTTTTATGTCGATGCTGGGACTGACTTTTCTGGATGACATATTCAGCACATACGAATTTAAGAAGGCGTCGGAGGTTTTAGATAAACTAAGGGAGCTGGTAATCCATAAGCTCAGGCAAAGAGGCAACACATATGAAATGAGAGATGGCATGGACATTTCTCTTTGTATAATCAACAGGAAAGCCGGGACACTTGAATTTGCAGGAGCAAATAATCCTCTCTATCTGATAAGGGATGGAAACCTTATTAAAATTCCTGCAGACAAGATGCCGATCGGGATCTACTCATCTGTTCAAAATCTTTTTACAAACAATAATTCAGACCTTAAGAAGGGCGACCGGATTTACATGTTTTCCGACGGCTATGCCGATCAGTTCGGGGGCAAAGGTGGCAAAAAGCTGATGTACAGACAGTTTCAGGAACTACTCTTGCAGCACCATAAAAAGCCCATGGACGAACAGAAAATCATCCTTAACAACTATTTTGAAGAGTGGCGCGGCGACCACGTTCAGGTTGATGATGTGCTGTTGATTGGGATATTGATCTGA
- a CDS encoding MFS transporter: MKKWFAGDAFAVMHIRNFRFYLFFRILMTMATLMQSVIVGWQIYDLTHNVLWLGFIGLVEVIPQVSISLFAGHYIDLWNRRKIVNYTTLLLILGSAILLIYSTNTAYFTERFGILPVFITIFLTGLSRGILAPAQVALMGQLVPRNLYANAATWNSANWQMAAVLGPAIGGMVYGFHGIIAAYTLVLSLYTLAFFMIMFVKTGIHQVVGTAEGVFTRIRSGIDFVFKTPELLGAFTLDMFAVLFGGAVALLPVFASDVLFVGPQGLGLLRACPSIGATIMAFVLMFRPPMKHSGKMLFIAVTGFGLSMIGFALSKSFILSGILLVLSGAFDSVSVVIRGTILQLFTPDEMRGRVASVNSIFIGSSNELGAFESGVTAKIMGLVPSVVFGGIMTLAVVVTTAKINRPLRRLSLQKKM; the protein is encoded by the coding sequence ATGAAAAAGTGGTTTGCCGGTGACGCATTTGCCGTGATGCACATCAGGAATTTCAGATTCTATCTGTTTTTCCGGATCCTAATGACAATGGCCACTCTTATGCAGTCAGTTATCGTGGGATGGCAGATATATGATCTGACACATAATGTATTATGGCTTGGATTTATTGGTCTTGTGGAGGTTATTCCACAGGTAAGCATTTCTCTCTTTGCCGGGCATTACATTGATTTATGGAACCGGCGCAAAATAGTTAATTACACAACCCTTCTTCTTATTCTCGGATCAGCCATACTATTGATATACAGCACAAACACAGCCTATTTCACAGAACGTTTCGGGATTCTGCCCGTATTCATAACAATATTTTTAACTGGATTATCACGCGGAATATTAGCCCCGGCCCAGGTTGCTCTGATGGGACAGCTTGTGCCAAGGAACCTTTACGCCAATGCTGCTACCTGGAACAGTGCCAACTGGCAGATGGCAGCGGTTCTTGGTCCGGCTATCGGAGGCATGGTTTACGGCTTCCATGGAATTATTGCTGCTTATACTCTTGTATTAAGCTTATATACGCTGGCCTTTTTTATGATCATGTTTGTTAAAACTGGCATACATCAGGTTGTCGGGACAGCAGAAGGAGTTTTTACCAGAATAAGAAGCGGCATAGATTTCGTGTTTAAGACACCAGAACTACTTGGGGCATTCACCCTCGATATGTTTGCTGTTTTATTCGGAGGGGCTGTGGCATTACTTCCTGTTTTTGCGTCGGATGTATTGTTTGTCGGGCCCCAGGGGCTTGGATTGCTGAGAGCCTGTCCGTCAATAGGGGCAACTATAATGGCATTCGTTCTGATGTTTCGTCCGCCAATGAAGCATTCGGGAAAAATGCTTTTCATTGCTGTTACCGGGTTTGGGCTTAGTATGATTGGCTTTGCCCTTTCAAAGAGTTTTATATTATCAGGGATCCTTCTGGTTCTCAGCGGAGCCTTTGACAGTGTTAGTGTAGTTATCAGAGGAACTATTCTTCAGTTGTTTACACCTGATGAGATGAGAGGAAGAGTTGCATCAGTAAACAGCATCTTCATCGGTTCCTCCAATGAACTTGGGGCTTTCGAATCGGGTGTAACTGCCAAAATTATGGGGTTGGTGCCATCGGTGGTTTTTGGCGGAATCATGACCCTTGCAGTAGTCGTTACAACAGCAAAGATAAACAGACCTCTCAGGAGATTATCGCTTCAGAAAAAGATGTAA